From a single Bacillus pumilus genomic region:
- a CDS encoding stage II sporulation protein M → MLKLALLVVFISFFGTILFLSINNDMNVTTIPLSYLEEGISDSENDVFAVCFSIFSHNFIILLPALIGVFSLGFLSIIYVSLQGYLLGVSIYSISQTMSISTVITFTIFHGIFEMIAIALVTAFAIKPGEITIESIRGNRKFIQKQDLIDMVVLLTMYIIFLFAASLIEGLILLNI, encoded by the coding sequence GTGTTGAAGTTAGCTTTATTAGTTGTTTTTATTAGCTTTTTCGGTACTATATTATTCTTATCGATTAACAATGATATGAATGTGACTACCATTCCCCTTAGTTATTTGGAGGAAGGGATTAGTGATAGTGAGAATGATGTTTTTGCTGTTTGTTTCTCAATTTTTTCGCATAATTTCATTATCTTGCTGCCAGCGTTAATTGGGGTTTTTTCACTCGGTTTTTTATCAATAATATATGTTTCCTTACAAGGATATTTACTTGGAGTATCCATCTATAGCATCTCTCAAACAATGTCAATTTCAACTGTAATTACATTCACAATATTTCATGGGATTTTTGAGATGATTGCTATAGCTCTAGTCACTGCATTTGCTATAAAACCTGGTGAAATAACGATTGAATCCATTCGTGGAAATCGGAAATTTATACAGAAGCAGGACTTAATAGATATGGTTGTCCTACTTACTATGTATATTATTTTTTTATTCGCAGCGTCATTGATTGAAGGATTAATCCTCCTAAATATATGA
- a CDS encoding LutB/LldF family L-lactate oxidation iron-sulfur protein, with protein MSMKIGEKAFKERIGEGIEDTVMRGAVSSAQERLYERRMTASEELGNWEKWRELGEEIRQHTLTHLDDYLYELSESVSARGGHVFFAKTKEEASAYIQDVAQKKAAKKIVKSKSMVTEEIEMNQALEEIGCEVVESDLGEYILQVDDHEPPSHIVAPALHMTKEQIREVFHEKLGYEMSETPEDMTSFVRAILREKFLEADIGVTGCNFAVANTGSICLVTNEGNADLVTAIPKTHIAVMGMERIVPTMEELDVLVGLLCRSAVGQKLTSYISVVGPKAAEEVDGPEEFHLVIVDNGRSNILGTAFQPVLQCIRCAACINVCPVYRHVGGHSYGSIYPGPIGAVLSPLLGGYDDYKELPFASSLCAACTDACPVKIPLHELLIKHRQVIVEKEGRAPKSEMMAMKMFGMGASTPGMYQFGTKAAPVLMNRMASNGQISKGIGPLKKWTDIRDLPAPSKERFRDWFKKRQKEEQ; from the coding sequence ATGAGTATGAAAATTGGAGAAAAGGCTTTTAAAGAACGAATCGGAGAAGGCATAGAAGACACTGTCATGAGAGGAGCTGTTTCCTCAGCGCAGGAACGCCTGTATGAAAGGCGGATGACGGCAAGCGAAGAGCTTGGCAATTGGGAAAAGTGGCGTGAACTCGGCGAGGAAATCAGGCAGCACACGCTGACACATCTTGATGACTACTTATATGAATTGAGTGAAAGCGTTAGTGCACGCGGTGGTCATGTCTTTTTTGCAAAAACAAAGGAAGAGGCATCAGCCTATATCCAAGATGTGGCGCAGAAAAAAGCGGCCAAAAAGATCGTTAAATCAAAATCAATGGTCACAGAAGAAATTGAAATGAATCAAGCGCTTGAAGAGATCGGCTGTGAGGTGGTGGAAAGCGACCTTGGCGAGTATATTCTGCAAGTAGATGATCATGAACCGCCTTCACATATTGTGGCACCTGCCCTTCATATGACGAAAGAACAAATACGAGAAGTCTTTCACGAAAAGCTCGGGTATGAGATGTCAGAAACACCTGAAGATATGACGAGCTTCGTCAGAGCCATCTTACGTGAAAAATTCCTCGAAGCAGATATTGGTGTGACCGGCTGCAATTTTGCTGTCGCCAATACAGGTTCCATTTGCCTTGTGACAAATGAAGGGAATGCGGATCTTGTTACGGCTATACCGAAGACACATATTGCTGTCATGGGAATGGAGCGGATTGTTCCGACGATGGAAGAGTTGGATGTTCTCGTTGGTCTTTTGTGCAGAAGCGCAGTCGGTCAGAAATTAACGAGTTACATTTCTGTCGTCGGACCAAAAGCAGCAGAAGAGGTGGATGGACCAGAAGAATTCCACTTGGTCATTGTGGACAATGGGCGGTCCAATATATTAGGCACTGCCTTTCAGCCTGTTCTCCAATGTATCCGATGCGCAGCCTGCATCAATGTGTGCCCGGTTTACCGGCATGTTGGCGGACATTCATACGGTTCCATTTATCCAGGTCCAATTGGCGCTGTTTTATCGCCGCTTCTTGGCGGCTATGATGATTATAAGGAGCTTCCCTTTGCTTCAAGCCTGTGCGCTGCCTGTACGGATGCTTGCCCAGTGAAGATTCCTCTTCATGAGTTGTTAATCAAACATCGACAAGTCATCGTTGAAAAAGAGGGAAGAGCGCCTAAATCTGAAATGATGGCGATGAAAATGTTCGGAATGGGGGCCTCCACGCCTGGGATGTATCAATTCGGAACAAAGGCAGCCCCTGTCTTGATGAATCGCATGGCTTCAAATGGACAGATTTCAAAAGGAATAGGCCCTTTGAAGAAATGGACAGATATTCGGGACCTGCCAGCTCCAAGTAAAGAAAGATTCAGAGATTGGTTTAAAAAGAGACAAAAGGAGGAGCAGTGA
- a CDS encoding M48 family metallopeptidase gives MLRKASLSFFIASIITIIVILIEVGIRSAVVSPFVLLDSNKDNNPKVLISHSLYQGDFLLTYQEGHSKDRSEAAFQLGGKQIHFTEIPSRDGISTIETDKLMKDKATVFLRRGFVPIHDDKIKMEQVSQNPFFSKYNLTNLTETTKVKTGFKHNTTFIILITLMGILFPAMLFLFFNLHESMKNLFTLFIPFVLAIFLPLGLNYYFLMGYVLSITGSYVLSIILSILVPSFLSILLTAYSFEYTTKDTPEDLEENEGASGNSFLMNVREQAVLFGAATLSLLYFGSYLLLPLSFQAKIMDNLFLFCGWYFALIILFIFGYSIIQKIINKYELLNTKAFMNIHKDIENKTNQKVNIWVKKDSQQDVNAWIYSFKLPFKRRVDVYVTEGLLDKFEKDEIRAILYHEMGHAKLKHAHYTMFLTLIVTLFMGISMYYARQVMLANGWWQYVLIFPVGVILMIFITEWLPKKISRLFEIQADNFAVSHLENKTLYLNTLIKLSSLIEEEDGDYGRKSEWRESHPSFEKRIENIKKTN, from the coding sequence ATGTTACGAAAAGCCTCACTTTCTTTTTTTATTGCAAGCATTATTACAATAATAGTCATTTTGATTGAAGTTGGTATTCGTTCAGCAGTTGTTTCTCCATTTGTTCTACTTGATTCGAACAAAGATAACAATCCAAAAGTATTGATCTCCCATTCCCTTTATCAGGGGGATTTTTTATTAACCTATCAAGAAGGTCACTCCAAAGATCGATCAGAAGCAGCCTTTCAATTGGGGGGAAAGCAAATACATTTCACGGAGATTCCATCTAGGGATGGAATTAGCACAATTGAAACTGACAAATTAATGAAAGATAAGGCAACAGTTTTTCTAAGAAGAGGTTTTGTACCTATTCATGATGATAAAATAAAGATGGAACAGGTATCACAAAATCCTTTTTTTTCTAAATACAACCTAACAAATTTAACAGAAACTACTAAGGTCAAAACAGGTTTTAAGCATAATACCACATTTATTATATTAATTACCTTAATGGGGATTCTTTTTCCAGCTATGTTATTTTTATTTTTTAATCTTCATGAATCTATGAAAAACCTATTCACATTATTTATTCCCTTTGTTTTAGCCATTTTTCTTCCCTTGGGATTAAATTATTATTTCTTAATGGGATATGTGCTATCAATAACAGGCTCTTATGTATTAAGCATTATTCTCTCTATACTTGTACCTAGTTTCCTGTCAATTTTATTGACAGCTTATTCATTTGAGTATACTACAAAAGATACGCCTGAAGATTTAGAAGAAAATGAAGGCGCGTCAGGAAATTCGTTCTTAATGAATGTTAGGGAGCAAGCTGTTTTGTTTGGTGCTGCCACATTATCTTTGCTATATTTCGGATCCTATTTATTACTCCCTTTGTCATTTCAAGCGAAGATCATGGATAACCTTTTTCTATTTTGTGGCTGGTACTTCGCCCTAATCATATTATTTATTTTTGGTTACTCAATCATTCAAAAAATAATAAACAAATATGAACTTTTAAATACGAAAGCATTCATGAATATTCACAAGGATATTGAGAATAAGACAAACCAAAAGGTAAATATTTGGGTGAAAAAAGACTCTCAACAGGATGTGAATGCCTGGATATATTCTTTTAAACTTCCATTTAAAAGAAGAGTCGATGTGTATGTGACAGAAGGGTTGTTAGATAAGTTTGAAAAAGATGAAATTCGTGCCATCTTATACCATGAAATGGGGCATGCGAAGTTAAAACATGCGCATTATACCATGTTTCTAACTTTGATCGTAACATTATTTATGGGCATCAGTATGTATTATGCCAGACAGGTTATGCTTGCTAACGGATGGTGGCAATATGTTCTTATTTTCCCAGTAGGAGTAATTCTCATGATCTTCATTACAGAATGGTTGCCAAAGAAAATCAGCCGGTTATTTGAGATTCAAGCTGATAACTTTGCTGTTTCCCATCTTGAGAATAAAACACTGTATCTCAATACTTTGATTAAATTAAGCAGTCTTATTGAAGAAGAAGATGGAGATTATGGAAGAAAGTCTGAATGGCGTGAAAGTCACCCCTCTTTTGAAAAACGAATTGAGAACATAAAGAAAACCAATTGA
- a CDS encoding uberolysin/carnocyclin family circular bacteriocin, translating to MVNFNGKHSKILAAFGMVFLSILVMFGTIGSPVKYNQNEFSNSDIQTLEKSSLEVNLAKIINKYSKKTTWNQAQKKASKIVNMVMTGSDVASAISIVLGAFSFGTVTAIAWAARMSLKWYIKRKGKKAAVTW from the coding sequence ATGGTAAATTTTAATGGTAAACATTCTAAAATCCTAGCCGCTTTTGGGATGGTCTTTTTATCTATTTTAGTGATGTTTGGAACTATTGGGTCACCAGTGAAATATAATCAAAACGAATTTAGTAATTCTGATATCCAAACTTTAGAAAAATCATCGTTAGAAGTGAACCTTGCCAAAATCATTAATAAATATAGTAAAAAGACTACTTGGAACCAGGCTCAAAAAAAGGCATCCAAAATTGTCAACATGGTGATGACGGGGTCTGACGTTGCTTCGGCAATATCTATAGTGTTAGGTGCCTTTTCATTTGGAACCGTAACGGCTATCGCTTGGGCAGCAAGGATGTCATTAAAGTGGTATATCAAACGAAAAGGTAAAAAAGCAGCTGTTACATGGTAA
- a CDS encoding YIP1 family protein: protein MKGIVVGVKSFVSVLFEPVSLFNKLIEKPKNFYPFILILLIGIFLVLSTSQFLIQEISHLFELEDKVSYSAIIIGIFSFIISGGLLIEWLIQSIVIYFMVSLFSTKTREFRAVSSIIGYSWVPIAIKVFSFSLLVMFSGELYEIKGFSGILKDTDNSLLNSFLKNIDFFVIWQYIIMYLGVKILLRDSSKRMSIMIIAFTFLLNTILKIIPEIFTSFM from the coding sequence GTGAAAGGAATTGTAGTGGGCGTCAAATCATTCGTATCTGTATTATTTGAACCAGTATCTTTATTTAATAAATTAATTGAAAAACCTAAGAATTTTTATCCGTTCATTTTAATTTTGCTAATCGGAATATTTTTAGTGCTATCCACCTCACAATTTTTAATACAGGAAATTTCTCACTTGTTTGAACTAGAAGACAAGGTGTCTTATTCAGCTATCATAATTGGTATTTTCAGTTTTATTATAAGTGGAGGATTACTTATAGAGTGGCTGATTCAATCAATTGTCATCTATTTTATGGTATCACTGTTTTCTACTAAAACCCGGGAATTCAGAGCGGTATCCAGTATTATCGGTTATAGTTGGGTTCCTATAGCCATTAAGGTGTTTTCTTTCTCGTTATTAGTTATGTTTTCTGGGGAATTGTACGAGATTAAAGGATTTTCTGGTATATTAAAAGATACCGATAATTCTCTTTTAAACAGCTTTTTAAAAAATATAGATTTTTTTGTGATTTGGCAATACATAATCATGTATTTAGGTGTGAAAATTTTGTTAAGGGATTCTAGTAAGCGGATGTCCATAATGATTATCGCTTTCACCTTCTTACTAAACACAATTTTAAAAATAATTCCAGAGATTTTCACTTCATTTATGTAA
- a CDS encoding (Fe-S)-binding protein — protein sequence MKVHLFITCLIDTMQPNVGKATVEVLERLGVEVEFPEAQVCCGQPAFNSGYTKETIKAAKNMIKAFESAEYVVTPSGSCKAMFLEYPHLFKEDPMWSAKAEALAEKTYELTEFIVDILHVTDVGASLKGNATYHTSCHMTRLLRIKEAPFTLLSNVKDLTMTPLKRAENCCGFGGTFSVKMTPISEQMVDEKVQSIEETGAEYIIGADCGCLLNIGGRLNRLDKPIQVMHIAEVLNSR from the coding sequence ATGAAAGTCCATTTATTTATTACCTGTTTAATTGACACCATGCAGCCAAATGTAGGAAAGGCGACAGTGGAAGTATTAGAAAGACTCGGTGTAGAAGTGGAATTTCCTGAGGCACAAGTGTGCTGCGGGCAGCCAGCCTTTAACAGTGGCTATACAAAAGAAACCATCAAAGCAGCGAAAAATATGATCAAAGCCTTTGAATCAGCTGAATATGTTGTGACACCATCAGGTTCTTGTAAGGCGATGTTTTTAGAATATCCTCATCTTTTCAAAGAAGACCCAATGTGGTCAGCCAAAGCTGAGGCACTTGCTGAGAAAACATATGAATTGACAGAGTTTATTGTTGATATATTACACGTGACAGATGTAGGGGCGAGTTTGAAAGGGAATGCAACCTATCACACATCCTGTCATATGACGAGACTGCTGCGAATTAAGGAAGCACCGTTCACGCTGTTGTCAAATGTCAAAGATTTGACGATGACACCATTGAAACGCGCAGAAAATTGCTGCGGATTTGGAGGAACCTTTTCAGTGAAAATGACACCTATTTCTGAGCAGATGGTCGATGAAAAAGTCCAAAGTATAGAGGAGACAGGCGCTGAATATATCATTGGTGCTGACTGTGGATGTCTGCTGAATATTGGCGGGAGGCTGAACCGACTTGATAAGCCAATTCAAGTGATGCATATCGCAGAAGTGTTAAATAGCCGCTGA
- a CDS encoding ABC transporter ATP-binding protein encodes MLNVVNISKSYGSIPAIKEISFHIRSGEILGLLGSNGAGKTTTLSILSGLMKPDSGFVSLYEVDDPNEYKSQIGCVFDDLSPYDYLTGREYVTFMGELRGVPSNQIDLFISDLSQILFLERKIDFLIKTYSKGMRQKIILMGALVHNPVLLIMDEPFTGLDPESIKAIKDYLKAFTYKGNSIILSTHILEVAEKLCDRLVIIEKGNCIATGSLDEIRLQDSQMNGNNHSLEEVFHMLTHSYSNLNK; translated from the coding sequence ATGTTAAATGTAGTGAATATTTCCAAGTCATATGGCAGTATACCTGCGATAAAAGAAATAAGCTTCCACATACGTTCCGGTGAAATTTTAGGCTTATTGGGTTCAAACGGTGCGGGTAAAACAACAACTTTATCTATATTATCGGGATTAATGAAACCTGACAGCGGATTTGTAAGTTTATATGAGGTTGATGATCCCAATGAATATAAGTCACAGATTGGCTGTGTATTCGATGATTTAAGTCCATATGATTATTTAACAGGTAGAGAATACGTAACCTTCATGGGTGAATTAAGAGGAGTTCCTTCCAATCAAATTGATCTTTTTATATCCGATCTGTCCCAAATACTCTTTCTTGAAAGAAAAATTGATTTCTTAATCAAAACCTATTCAAAAGGTATGCGTCAAAAAATTATATTAATGGGTGCCTTAGTTCATAATCCGGTTCTCTTGATTATGGATGAACCATTTACAGGATTAGATCCAGAAAGCATAAAGGCAATTAAAGATTATTTAAAAGCCTTTACTTATAAAGGAAACTCCATCATCTTAAGTACTCATATACTTGAAGTAGCTGAAAAATTATGTGACAGACTAGTAATAATTGAAAAAGGAAATTGTATTGCCACCGGTAGCTTGGATGAAATAAGATTGCAAGATAGTCAAATGAATGGAAATAATCATAGTTTAGAAGAAGTTTTTCATATGTTGACACATTCGTATAGTAATCTTAATAAGTGA